One Heyndrickxia oleronia genomic window, GGGATGTTATTTTTAATCATTGCACCACTTCTAGTACAAGCAATGATTGTATGATTCAGACTTATTTTTTCAAGACAACTTATTATTTCCAATCCTAATGTGTTATTAATAAGAGATTCATAAACAAATTTTTTATTATGTTTGATTCGTGTTGCACTATCACCTAAAATCCATAAATCGTCTGCATCATCACCAAATAATTCTTCTATGCGCTCGCATTGCTTCCCAGTAACAGGGGCAAAAACAACTCCTTTTTCACTCATTATCTTTTTTACATCCTTATACAGCTCCCGGTTAAATTCTCCATCATTATTAAGGAATGTCCCGTCCATGTCAGATAACACTAATTTAATCATTAAAGCTCTCTCCCCTTTTTGTTTTAGATGCTCATTTCTCCTATCATTTACTTACTATTTTCTCAGTGAAATGGAGGTGGTTAACAAATTTTCAATCGATAATGATTAGTTATAGCTTTACCTGACTAGCATCATGTTTGAGAAAAGTGCCTTTCTTTTTCAAATAGATATTTAATTTTTCTGAGCTTAAAAGCATTGCTATAACAAAAAACAAAATACAAAACGGGAAGATCCCGATTGTTGAATGAGATGCAAGGAAACCAAGAAGCGGCGGCATAAAAGTACTACCAGTATAAGCAACTGCCATTTGATAGCCCATAATTATCTGGGATTGCTTTTTCCCAAATCGAGTGGGTGTTTCATGCAACATACATGGAAAGATTGGCGCTAAACCTAAGCCGACCAAAATCATACCGACCAGTGCGAAAATAGATGGAAATGGCAAGAATAAAAGTATGGCACCAATTAAAGCAATGATTTGCCCTAATCGAATGAGAGTAGCATTATTCATTTTAAAGGTAATAAATCCTGTAATAAATCGACCAATTGTAATTCCTCCATAATATAGAGAAACCCATTGGGCAGCAACCGCTGCAGGTAAGTGTTTTACATTTACTAGAAAACTACTCCCCCAAAGACCAACTGTTGATTCAACCGCACAATAAAATAAGAAAGAGATCAGTGCCAGTTTAACTCCTTTGATTTGTAAAGGTTTTAGATTTTTTGTATCATCCTCAAAATTTTTATCTCCATCTGAATCCTTATTTAGAGTGATATTCCTATTTTTGATCACTCTGTTCCATAAGGGCAAAGAAAGGAACAGGATGACAACTAACGTAAACTGAATGCCGGAAATGGCAAAATATCCATTTCTCCATGAATTTTGTCCGGAAATAAATTGAGCGATAATAAGTGGCCCCACTGTCGCTCCGACTCCCCAAAAACAATGTAACCAGCTCATATGGTGTGCTTTATAATGTATAGCAACAAAATTGTTTAACCCTGCATCAACCGCTCCAGCACCTAATCCAAGAGGGACGGCACATATAAATAACCAAATAATTGATGGGGAAAAATAAAATCCTAGCAAAGCACAAGCAGTCAACAAGCAACTGATTAAGGTAACTTTTCCTGTTCCAAACCGTTTAAGGATCTTTCCACTCACTAAACTGGAAATAATCGTCCCTCCAGCAATTGTCATAAAAAGGAATCCCGCTGTATCAAGTGGCGCATCAAAATCCGATTGCATTACGGGCCACGCTACCCCC contains:
- a CDS encoding MFS transporter, translated to MATFLLVIIYLAFISLGLPDSLLGVAWPVMQSDFDAPLDTAGFLFMTIAGGTIISSLVSGKILKRFGTGKVTLISCLLTACALLGFYFSPSIIWLFICAVPLGLGAGAVDAGLNNFVAIHYKAHHMSWLHCFWGVGATVGPLIIAQFISGQNSWRNGYFAISGIQFTLVVILFLSLPLWNRVIKNRNITLNKDSDGDKNFEDDTKNLKPLQIKGVKLALISFLFYCAVESTVGLWGSSFLVNVKHLPAAVAAQWVSLYYGGITIGRFITGFITFKMNNATLIRLGQIIALIGAILLFLPFPSIFALVGMILVGLGLAPIFPCMLHETPTRFGKKQSQIIMGYQMAVAYTGSTFMPPLLGFLASHSTIGIFPFCILFFVIAMLLSSEKLNIYLKKKGTFLKHDASQVKL